The Flavobacteriaceae bacterium 3519-10 genome includes a window with the following:
- a CDS encoding Iron-sulfur cluster-binding protein — translation MNANAVKYAEIIKAKAQKFGFQSCGISKAEFLEEEAGRFENWLKNSHHGEMAYMENHFDKRLDPRKLVEGSKSVISLSYNYYPEENLSDFADLKISKYAYGQDYHEVIKEILREMVAELKNEIGDFDCRVFTDSAPILERSWARKSGIGWVGKNANLLTKQHGSFYFLAEIIADLELTEDYATTDHCGSCHRCIDACPTGAIIGDRIVDGSKCISYATIELKNEIPESFRNKMQDWMFGCDICQDVCPWNRFAKPHQQEKFHPNQILKTYQKQDWQELTQELFSEIFRKSPVKRAKFSGLKRNIDFLSK, via the coding sequence ATGAACGCAAACGCTGTAAAATACGCAGAAATCATCAAAGCCAAAGCTCAAAAGTTTGGTTTCCAAAGTTGTGGAATTTCGAAGGCTGAATTTCTCGAGGAAGAGGCCGGGCGTTTTGAAAACTGGCTTAAAAATTCGCATCATGGTGAAATGGCTTACATGGAAAATCATTTCGACAAAAGACTTGATCCGCGTAAACTGGTTGAAGGCTCCAAATCTGTAATTTCGCTTTCCTATAATTATTACCCGGAAGAAAACCTTTCTGATTTTGCTGATTTAAAGATATCTAAATACGCTTACGGCCAAGATTATCACGAAGTCATCAAAGAAATTCTGCGCGAAATGGTTGCAGAACTTAAAAACGAAATCGGCGATTTCGACTGCCGTGTCTTCACGGATTCCGCACCGATTCTCGAACGGAGCTGGGCGCGTAAATCGGGCATCGGCTGGGTCGGCAAAAACGCAAATCTGCTCACCAAACAGCACGGTTCTTTTTATTTTCTGGCTGAAATTATCGCCGACCTCGAGCTAACGGAAGATTACGCGACCACAGATCACTGCGGAAGCTGCCACCGCTGCATTGATGCGTGCCCGACCGGTGCTATTATCGGGGACCGTATTGTGGACGGAAGCAAATGCATTTCTTACGCGACGATTGAGCTGAAGAACGAAATACCCGAAAGTTTCCGCAATAAAATGCAGGACTGGATGTTTGGCTGCGATATCTGCCAGGATGTCTGCCCGTGGAACCGTTTCGCTAAACCTCATCAGCAGGAAAAATTCCACCCAAACCAGATTCTTAAAACCTACCAAAAACAAGACTGGCAGGAACTTACGCAGGAACTATTCTCCGAAATATTCCGCAAATCACCCGTAAAACGGGCTAAATTTTCGGGATTAAAAAGAAATATCGACTTCCTGAGCAAGTAA
- a CDS encoding phage shock protein E: MSLVEVLQAGDYHLIDVRESMELEMDGHIEEAQNIPLGELEERKQEVVNLSGTKIFFCRSGNRSGKAVEYFKQQGMTDVYNGGGYQELKAVLESL; encoded by the coding sequence ATGTCATTAGTAGAAGTATTACAGGCCGGAGATTACCATTTGATCGATGTTCGCGAAAGTATGGAACTTGAAATGGACGGCCACATCGAGGAAGCGCAGAATATCCCGCTTGGCGAATTGGAAGAAAGAAAACAGGAAGTCGTGAACCTTAGCGGAACCAAGATTTTTTTCTGCAGAAGCGGAAACCGCAGCGGAAAAGCCGTGGAATATTTTAAGCAGCAGGGCATGACAGACGTTTACAATGGTGGCGGTTACCAGGAATTAAAAGCAGTTCTCGAATCTCTTTAA